From Ictidomys tridecemlineatus isolate mIctTri1 chromosome 2, mIctTri1.hap1, whole genome shotgun sequence, the proteins below share one genomic window:
- the Ankrd24 gene encoding ankyrin repeat domain-containing protein 24 isoform X7 encodes MPAPVLMPAPVWNTTWEARDTSSASSRTLRSSSSGGSKICAATGSPGQDWGKSDERLLQAVENQDAARVAALIARKGLVPTKLDPEGKSAFHLAAMRGAASCLEVMLAHGADVMSTDGAGYNALHLAAKYGHPQCVKQLLQASCVVDIEDGSGWTALHHAVAGGCLSCSEMLCSFKAHLNPRDRSGATPLIIAAQMCHSDLCRLLLQQGAAANDQDLQGRTALMLACEGASPETVEVLLQGGARPGLTDALGQDAAHYGALAGDKLILHLLQEAAQRPSPPSGDDSGEASSQNSVSSHDQRGAAKKRKAPQPPASIPMPDDREAYEEIVRLRQERGHLLQKIRGLEQHRDRRQPEVRRQQAWEPQEAEACSLHSLQRQVQELQQLLAEKQEEKESLGREVESLQSRLSLLESERENTSYDVATLQDEEGELPDFPDPNSCPLCPGTPGLTLCPLPGAEALLSRQLSPTAQEQVAALQEQVAALTRQNQELMEKVQILEDFEKDEMQMEANGSAEVVPLVLYDSLRAEFDQLRKQHAEALRALEQQEAGQAPGAEAAAHRPPQGSDSGAKAAPEGPTGAELNGTAALEARVMGAENTGEETAGAVEARTLEGATAVPEAEAAVDAEAQETERAGAQASAAEASAAQVTTVKAVPAGKAGAATPGAEATGPEATERKADNPEKASGEAADMEAARGAGVPAGSGLHPGAAEASEKLQAELETRIRGLEEALRQREREAAAELEAARGKCEAAEAEAGRLRARVREAEGAEAGAGSGGDTGQLRAALEQAREDLRDRDRRLRELEAASALLDEVRAGRLLAEEEARGLRAELARREEARLEQSRELEVLREQLASARAAGEQQQAAAAELGHARDAAEARAAELAAACEEARRGLAELREASEALRRASVPVCEHRRLQEEALELRGRAAGLEQEVVATGQEAARLRAELDRERGDGVARAEHERTVGALQAEVARLQGQLEELARRHERTSAEVFQVQREALFMKSERHAAEAQLATAEQQLRSLRTEAERAREAQSRAQEALDKAKEKDKKITELSKEVFSLKEALKEQPAAPAAPRVEAEVEALRGQVKALQRQMEGQMDEDVQRILSQILQMQRLQAQGR; translated from the exons GGCCAGGACTGGGGCAAGAGTGACGAGAGGCTGCTGCAGGCCGTGGAGAACCAGGACGCAGCCCGCGTGGCCGCACTCATTGCCCGCAAGGGGCTGGTGCCCACAAAACTGGACCCTGAGGGCAAGTCCGC gTTCCACCTGGCGGCCATGCGGGGTGCAGCCAGCTGTCTGGAGGTGATGCTGGCCCACGGTGCCGACGTCATGAGCACTGACGGAGCAG GTTACAACGCCCTCCACCTGGCCGCCAAGTACGGGCACCCGCAGTGTGTGAAGCAGCTGCTGCAG GCCTCGTGCGTGGTGGACATCGAGGATGGCAGTGGGTGGACAGCCCTACATCACGCAG TGGCTGGAGGCTGTCTGTCCTGCTCAGAGATGCTCTGCTCCTTCAAGGCACATCTGAACCCGCGGGACCGG TCGGGCGCCACGCCTCTCATCATAGCTGCTCAGATGTGCCACTCGGACCTGTGCCGGCTGCTCCTGCAGCAGGGGGCTGCTGCCAATGACCAGGACCTGCAGGGCAG GACGGCCCTGATGCTGGCCTGTGAGGGCGCCAGCCCCGAGACCGTGGAGGTGCTGCTGCAGGGCGGGGCCCGGCCAGGCCTCACTGACGCCCTGGGCCAGGACGCCGCTCACTACGGGGCCCTAGCAGGGGACAAGCTCATCCTGCACCTTCTGCAAGAGGCGGCTCAGCGTCCCTCCCCACCCAGTG GGGACGACTCGGGCGAGGCGTCATCTCAG AACTCCGTGTCCAGCCATGACCAGCGAGGGGCTGCCAAAAAGCGGAAGGCACCCCAGCCGCCGGCCAGCATTCCCATGCCG GATGATCGCGAAGCCTATGAGGAGATTGTGCGGCTGCGGCAGGAGAGAGGCCACCTCCTGCAGAAGATCCGAGGCCTGGAGCAGCACAGGGACCGGAGGCAGCCGGAGGTCAGGAGGCAGCAGGCCTGGGAG CCGCAGGAGGCCGAGGCCTGCTCACTCCACAGTCTGCAGAGACAG GTGCAAGAGCTGCAGCAGCTGCTGGcggagaagcaggaggagaaggagagccTGGGCCGAGAGGTGGAAAGTTTGCAGAGCCGGCTGTCCCTGCTGGAG aGCGAGCGGGAGAACACCAGCTATGACGTGGCCACCCTGCAGGATGAGGAAGGGGAGCTGCCCGATTTTCCAG ACCCCAACTCCTGTCCCCTGTGTCCTGGGACCCCAGGCCTGACTCTGTGCCCCCTGCCAGGGGCCGAGGCCCTGCTGTCCAGGCAGCTAAGCCCGACGGCCCAGGAGCAGGTGGCTGCACTGCAGGAGCAGGTGGCTGCACTCACGAGACAGAACCAGGAGCTAATGGAGAAGGTGCAG ATCCTGGAGGACTTCGAGAAGGACGAGATGCAGATGGAGGCGAATGGTTCTGCTGAGGTTGTCCCCCTGGTCCTCTATGACTCTCTCCGGGCCGAGTTTGACCAGCTTCGAAAGCAGCATGCAGAGGCCTTGCGGGCGCTGGAGCAGCAGGAGGCAGGGCAGGCCCCGGGGGCAGAGGCAGCTGCTCACCGCCCCCCCCAGGGCTCCGATTCGGGAGCCAAGGCGGCCCCAGAGGGACCCACAGGTGCCGAGCTAAACGGCACCGCGGCTCTGGAAGCCCGAGTTATGGGGGCAGAGAACACAGGTGAGGAGACTGCGGGAGCCGTGGAAGCCAGGACTTTGGAAGGGGCCACCGCAGTGCCCGAGGCCGAGGCAGCCGTGGATGCTGAGGCCCAGGAAACAGAGAGGGCGGGAGCCCAGGCCTCCGCAGCTGAGGCCTCCGCAGCGCAGGTGACTACAGTGAAGGCTGTGCCAGCGGGGAAGGCTGGAGCTGCCACCCCGGGGGCTGAGGCCACTGGCCCAGAGGCCACAGAAAGGAAAGCAGACAATCCAGAGAAGGCCAGCGGCGAGGCTGCGGATATGGAGGCCGCCCGAGGCGCTGGGGTCCCGGCGGGCTCCGGCCTGCACCCTGGGGCCGCTGAGGCCTCCGAGAAGCTGCAGGCGGAGCTGGAGACCCGGATTCGCGGCTTGGAGGAGGCGCTGCGGCAGCGAGAGCGGGAGGCGGCTGCTGAGCTGGAGGCGGCCCGCGGCAAGTGCGAGGCCGCAGAGGCCGAGGCCGGTCGGCTGCGGGCGCGGGTGCGCGAGGCCGAGGGTGCCGAGGCCGGTGCGGGCAGCGGTGGCGACACCGGCCAGCTGCGGGCGGCCCTGGAGCAGGCCCGGGAGGACCTTCGCGACCGCGACCGCCGCCTGCGGGAGCTGGAGGCGGCCTCGGCCTTGCTGGACGAGGTGCGGGCCGGCCGGCTGCTGGCCGAGGAGGAGGCACGGGGCCTGCGGGCGGAGCTGGCCCGACGGGAGGAGGCGCGGCTGGAGCAGAGCCGGGAGCTGGAGGTGCTGCGGGAGCAGCTGGCCTCGGCCAGGGCCGCCGGGGAGCAGCAGCAGGCAGCGGCCGCCGAGCTGGGCCACGCGCGGGACGCGGCCGAGGCCCGGGCCGCAGAGCTGGCCGCGGCCTGCGAGGAGGCCCGGCGGGGCCTGGCGGAGCTGCGCGAGGCCTCCGAGGCCCTCCGCCGGGCGTCCGTGCCCGTCTGCGAGCACCGCCGGCTGCAGGAGGAGGCCCTGGAGCTGCGCGGCCGCGCCGCCGGCCTGGAGCAGGAGGTGGTGGCCACCGGCCAGGAGGCCGCGCGGCTGCGGGCGGAGCTGGACAGGGAGCGCGGGGACGGCGTGGCCCGCGCGGAGCACGAACGCACGGTGGGCGCGCTGCAGGCCGAGGTGGCCCGGCTGCAGGGGCAGCTGGAGGAGCTGGCGCGGAGGCACGAGAGGACCAGCGCCGAGGTCTTCCAG GTGCAGCGGGAGGCGCTGTTCATGAAGAGCGAGCGGCACGCGGCCGAGGCCCAGCTGGCCACCGCGGAGCAGCAGCTACGGAGCCTACGGACCGAAGCCGAGAGGGCACGCGAGGCCCAGAGCCGCGCCCAGGAGGCCCTGGACAAGGCCAAGGAGAAGGACAAGAAG ATCACAGAGCTGTCCAAGGAAGTCTTCAGCCTCAAGGAGGCCTTGAAGGAGCAGCCGGCTGCCCCAGCTGCACCCCGGGTGGAGGCCGAGGTGGAGGCCCTCCGAGGCCAGGTGAAGGCCCTGCAGCGGCAGATGGAG GGCCAGATGGACGAGGACGTGCAGCGGATTCTCAGTCAGATCTTGCAGATGCaaaggctccaggcccagggccgcTGA
- the Ankrd24 gene encoding ankyrin repeat domain-containing protein 24 isoform X5: protein MPAPVLMPAPVWNTTWEARDTSSASSRTLRSSSSGGSKICAATGSPGQDWGKSDERLLQAVENQDAARVAALIARKGLVPTKLDPEGKSAFHLAAMRGAASCLEVMLAHGADVMSTDGAGYNALHLAAKYGHPQCVKQLLQASCVVDIEDGSGWTALHHAVAGGCLSCSEMLCSFKAHLNPRDRSGATPLIIAAQMCHSDLCRLLLQQGAAANDQDLQGRTALMLACEGASPETVEVLLQGGARPGLTDALGQDAAHYGALAGDKLILHLLQEAAQRPSPPSGDDSGEASSQNSVSSHDQRGAAKKRKAPQPPASIPMPDDREAYEEIVRLRQERGHLLQKIRGLEQHRDRRQPEVRRQQAWEPQEAEACSLHSLQRQVQELQQLLAEKQEEKESLGREVESLQSRLSLLESERENTSYDVATLQDEEGELPDFPGLTLCPLPGAEALLSRQLSPTAQEQVAALQEQVAALTRQNQELMEKVQILEDFEKDEMQMEANGSAEVVPLVLYDSLRAEFDQLRKQHAEALRALEQQEAGQAPGAEAAAHRPPQGSDSGAKAAPEGPTGAELNGTAALEARVMGAENTGEETAGAVEARTLEGATAVPEAEAAVDAEAQETERAGAQASAAEASAAQVTTVKAVPAGKAGAATPGAEATGPEATERKADNPEKASGEAADMEAARGAGVPAGSGLHPGAAEASEKLQAELETRIRGLEEALRQREREAAAELEAARGKCEAAEAEAGRLRARVREAEGAEAGAGSGGDTGQLRAALEQAREDLRDRDRRLRELEAASALLDEVRAGRLLAEEEARGLRAELARREEARLEQSRELEVLREQLASARAAGEQQQAAAAELGHARDAAEARAAELAAACEEARRGLAELREASEALRRASVPVCEHRRLQEEALELRGRAAGLEQEVVATGQEAARLRAELDRERGDGVARAEHERTVGALQAEVARLQGQLEELARRHERTSAEVFQVQREALFMKSERHAAEAQLATAEQQLRSLRTEAERAREAQSRAQEALDKAKEKDKKITELSKEVFSLKEALKEQPAAPAAPRVEAEVEALRGQVKALQRQMEEAARDHCAVVALYRSHLLYAIQGQMDEDVQRILSQILQMQRLQAQGR, encoded by the exons GGCCAGGACTGGGGCAAGAGTGACGAGAGGCTGCTGCAGGCCGTGGAGAACCAGGACGCAGCCCGCGTGGCCGCACTCATTGCCCGCAAGGGGCTGGTGCCCACAAAACTGGACCCTGAGGGCAAGTCCGC gTTCCACCTGGCGGCCATGCGGGGTGCAGCCAGCTGTCTGGAGGTGATGCTGGCCCACGGTGCCGACGTCATGAGCACTGACGGAGCAG GTTACAACGCCCTCCACCTGGCCGCCAAGTACGGGCACCCGCAGTGTGTGAAGCAGCTGCTGCAG GCCTCGTGCGTGGTGGACATCGAGGATGGCAGTGGGTGGACAGCCCTACATCACGCAG TGGCTGGAGGCTGTCTGTCCTGCTCAGAGATGCTCTGCTCCTTCAAGGCACATCTGAACCCGCGGGACCGG TCGGGCGCCACGCCTCTCATCATAGCTGCTCAGATGTGCCACTCGGACCTGTGCCGGCTGCTCCTGCAGCAGGGGGCTGCTGCCAATGACCAGGACCTGCAGGGCAG GACGGCCCTGATGCTGGCCTGTGAGGGCGCCAGCCCCGAGACCGTGGAGGTGCTGCTGCAGGGCGGGGCCCGGCCAGGCCTCACTGACGCCCTGGGCCAGGACGCCGCTCACTACGGGGCCCTAGCAGGGGACAAGCTCATCCTGCACCTTCTGCAAGAGGCGGCTCAGCGTCCCTCCCCACCCAGTG GGGACGACTCGGGCGAGGCGTCATCTCAG AACTCCGTGTCCAGCCATGACCAGCGAGGGGCTGCCAAAAAGCGGAAGGCACCCCAGCCGCCGGCCAGCATTCCCATGCCG GATGATCGCGAAGCCTATGAGGAGATTGTGCGGCTGCGGCAGGAGAGAGGCCACCTCCTGCAGAAGATCCGAGGCCTGGAGCAGCACAGGGACCGGAGGCAGCCGGAGGTCAGGAGGCAGCAGGCCTGGGAG CCGCAGGAGGCCGAGGCCTGCTCACTCCACAGTCTGCAGAGACAG GTGCAAGAGCTGCAGCAGCTGCTGGcggagaagcaggaggagaaggagagccTGGGCCGAGAGGTGGAAAGTTTGCAGAGCCGGCTGTCCCTGCTGGAG aGCGAGCGGGAGAACACCAGCTATGACGTGGCCACCCTGCAGGATGAGGAAGGGGAGCTGCCCGATTTTCCAG GCCTGACTCTGTGCCCCCTGCCAGGGGCCGAGGCCCTGCTGTCCAGGCAGCTAAGCCCGACGGCCCAGGAGCAGGTGGCTGCACTGCAGGAGCAGGTGGCTGCACTCACGAGACAGAACCAGGAGCTAATGGAGAAGGTGCAG ATCCTGGAGGACTTCGAGAAGGACGAGATGCAGATGGAGGCGAATGGTTCTGCTGAGGTTGTCCCCCTGGTCCTCTATGACTCTCTCCGGGCCGAGTTTGACCAGCTTCGAAAGCAGCATGCAGAGGCCTTGCGGGCGCTGGAGCAGCAGGAGGCAGGGCAGGCCCCGGGGGCAGAGGCAGCTGCTCACCGCCCCCCCCAGGGCTCCGATTCGGGAGCCAAGGCGGCCCCAGAGGGACCCACAGGTGCCGAGCTAAACGGCACCGCGGCTCTGGAAGCCCGAGTTATGGGGGCAGAGAACACAGGTGAGGAGACTGCGGGAGCCGTGGAAGCCAGGACTTTGGAAGGGGCCACCGCAGTGCCCGAGGCCGAGGCAGCCGTGGATGCTGAGGCCCAGGAAACAGAGAGGGCGGGAGCCCAGGCCTCCGCAGCTGAGGCCTCCGCAGCGCAGGTGACTACAGTGAAGGCTGTGCCAGCGGGGAAGGCTGGAGCTGCCACCCCGGGGGCTGAGGCCACTGGCCCAGAGGCCACAGAAAGGAAAGCAGACAATCCAGAGAAGGCCAGCGGCGAGGCTGCGGATATGGAGGCCGCCCGAGGCGCTGGGGTCCCGGCGGGCTCCGGCCTGCACCCTGGGGCCGCTGAGGCCTCCGAGAAGCTGCAGGCGGAGCTGGAGACCCGGATTCGCGGCTTGGAGGAGGCGCTGCGGCAGCGAGAGCGGGAGGCGGCTGCTGAGCTGGAGGCGGCCCGCGGCAAGTGCGAGGCCGCAGAGGCCGAGGCCGGTCGGCTGCGGGCGCGGGTGCGCGAGGCCGAGGGTGCCGAGGCCGGTGCGGGCAGCGGTGGCGACACCGGCCAGCTGCGGGCGGCCCTGGAGCAGGCCCGGGAGGACCTTCGCGACCGCGACCGCCGCCTGCGGGAGCTGGAGGCGGCCTCGGCCTTGCTGGACGAGGTGCGGGCCGGCCGGCTGCTGGCCGAGGAGGAGGCACGGGGCCTGCGGGCGGAGCTGGCCCGACGGGAGGAGGCGCGGCTGGAGCAGAGCCGGGAGCTGGAGGTGCTGCGGGAGCAGCTGGCCTCGGCCAGGGCCGCCGGGGAGCAGCAGCAGGCAGCGGCCGCCGAGCTGGGCCACGCGCGGGACGCGGCCGAGGCCCGGGCCGCAGAGCTGGCCGCGGCCTGCGAGGAGGCCCGGCGGGGCCTGGCGGAGCTGCGCGAGGCCTCCGAGGCCCTCCGCCGGGCGTCCGTGCCCGTCTGCGAGCACCGCCGGCTGCAGGAGGAGGCCCTGGAGCTGCGCGGCCGCGCCGCCGGCCTGGAGCAGGAGGTGGTGGCCACCGGCCAGGAGGCCGCGCGGCTGCGGGCGGAGCTGGACAGGGAGCGCGGGGACGGCGTGGCCCGCGCGGAGCACGAACGCACGGTGGGCGCGCTGCAGGCCGAGGTGGCCCGGCTGCAGGGGCAGCTGGAGGAGCTGGCGCGGAGGCACGAGAGGACCAGCGCCGAGGTCTTCCAG GTGCAGCGGGAGGCGCTGTTCATGAAGAGCGAGCGGCACGCGGCCGAGGCCCAGCTGGCCACCGCGGAGCAGCAGCTACGGAGCCTACGGACCGAAGCCGAGAGGGCACGCGAGGCCCAGAGCCGCGCCCAGGAGGCCCTGGACAAGGCCAAGGAGAAGGACAAGAAG ATCACAGAGCTGTCCAAGGAAGTCTTCAGCCTCAAGGAGGCCTTGAAGGAGCAGCCGGCTGCCCCAGCTGCACCCCGGGTGGAGGCCGAGGTGGAGGCCCTCCGAGGCCAGGTGAAGGCCCTGCAGCGGCAGATGGAG GAGGCTGCCCGTGACCACTGTGCTGTGGTGGCACTGTATAGGAGCCACCTCCTGTATGCCATCCAG GGCCAGATGGACGAGGACGTGCAGCGGATTCTCAGTCAGATCTTGCAGATGCaaaggctccaggcccagggccgcTGA
- the Ankrd24 gene encoding ankyrin repeat domain-containing protein 24 isoform X6, translating to MPAPVLMPAPVWNTTWEARDTSSASSRTLRSSSSGGSKICAATGSPGQDWGKSDERLLQAVENQDAARVAALIARKGLVPTKLDPEGKSAFHLAAMRGAASCLEVMLAHGADVMSTDGAGYNALHLAAKYGHPQCVKQLLQASCVVDIEDGSGWTALHHAVAGGCLSCSEMLCSFKAHLNPRDRSGATPLIIAAQMCHSDLCRLLLQQGAAANDQDLQGRTALMLACEGASPETVEVLLQGGARPGLTDALGQDAAHYGALAGDKLILHLLQEAAQRPSPPSGDDSGEASSQNSVSSHDQRGAAKKRKAPQPPASIPMPDDREAYEEIVRLRQERGHLLQKIRGLEQHRDRRQPEVRRQQAWEPQEAEACSLHSLQRQVQELQQLLAEKQEEKESLGREVESLQSRLSLLESERENTSYDVATLQDEEGELPDFPGAEALLSRQLSPTAQEQVAALQEQVAALTRQNQELMEKVQILEDFEKDEMQMEANGSAEVVPLVLYDSLRAEFDQLRKQHAEALRALEQQEAGQAPGAEAAAHRPPQGSDSGAKAAPEGPTGAELNGTAALEARVMGAENTGEETAGAVEARTLEGATAVPEAEAAVDAEAQETERAGAQASAAEASAAQVTTVKAVPAGKAGAATPGAEATGPEATERKADNPEKASGEAADMEAARGAGVPAGSGLHPGAAEASEKLQAELETRIRGLEEALRQREREAAAELEAARGKCEAAEAEAGRLRARVREAEGAEAGAGSGGDTGQLRAALEQAREDLRDRDRRLRELEAASALLDEVRAGRLLAEEEARGLRAELARREEARLEQSRELEVLREQLASARAAGEQQQAAAAELGHARDAAEARAAELAAACEEARRGLAELREASEALRRASVPVCEHRRLQEEALELRGRAAGLEQEVVATGQEAARLRAELDRERGDGVARAEHERTVGALQAEVARLQGQLEELARRHERTSAEVFQVQREALFMKSERHAAEAQLATAEQQLRSLRTEAERAREAQSRAQEALDKAKEKDKKITELSKEVFSLKEALKEQPAAPAAPRVEAEVEALRGQVKALQRQMEEAARDHCAVVALYRSHLLYAIQGQMDEDVQRILSQILQMQRLQAQGR from the exons GGCCAGGACTGGGGCAAGAGTGACGAGAGGCTGCTGCAGGCCGTGGAGAACCAGGACGCAGCCCGCGTGGCCGCACTCATTGCCCGCAAGGGGCTGGTGCCCACAAAACTGGACCCTGAGGGCAAGTCCGC gTTCCACCTGGCGGCCATGCGGGGTGCAGCCAGCTGTCTGGAGGTGATGCTGGCCCACGGTGCCGACGTCATGAGCACTGACGGAGCAG GTTACAACGCCCTCCACCTGGCCGCCAAGTACGGGCACCCGCAGTGTGTGAAGCAGCTGCTGCAG GCCTCGTGCGTGGTGGACATCGAGGATGGCAGTGGGTGGACAGCCCTACATCACGCAG TGGCTGGAGGCTGTCTGTCCTGCTCAGAGATGCTCTGCTCCTTCAAGGCACATCTGAACCCGCGGGACCGG TCGGGCGCCACGCCTCTCATCATAGCTGCTCAGATGTGCCACTCGGACCTGTGCCGGCTGCTCCTGCAGCAGGGGGCTGCTGCCAATGACCAGGACCTGCAGGGCAG GACGGCCCTGATGCTGGCCTGTGAGGGCGCCAGCCCCGAGACCGTGGAGGTGCTGCTGCAGGGCGGGGCCCGGCCAGGCCTCACTGACGCCCTGGGCCAGGACGCCGCTCACTACGGGGCCCTAGCAGGGGACAAGCTCATCCTGCACCTTCTGCAAGAGGCGGCTCAGCGTCCCTCCCCACCCAGTG GGGACGACTCGGGCGAGGCGTCATCTCAG AACTCCGTGTCCAGCCATGACCAGCGAGGGGCTGCCAAAAAGCGGAAGGCACCCCAGCCGCCGGCCAGCATTCCCATGCCG GATGATCGCGAAGCCTATGAGGAGATTGTGCGGCTGCGGCAGGAGAGAGGCCACCTCCTGCAGAAGATCCGAGGCCTGGAGCAGCACAGGGACCGGAGGCAGCCGGAGGTCAGGAGGCAGCAGGCCTGGGAG CCGCAGGAGGCCGAGGCCTGCTCACTCCACAGTCTGCAGAGACAG GTGCAAGAGCTGCAGCAGCTGCTGGcggagaagcaggaggagaaggagagccTGGGCCGAGAGGTGGAAAGTTTGCAGAGCCGGCTGTCCCTGCTGGAG aGCGAGCGGGAGAACACCAGCTATGACGTGGCCACCCTGCAGGATGAGGAAGGGGAGCTGCCCGATTTTCCAG GGGCCGAGGCCCTGCTGTCCAGGCAGCTAAGCCCGACGGCCCAGGAGCAGGTGGCTGCACTGCAGGAGCAGGTGGCTGCACTCACGAGACAGAACCAGGAGCTAATGGAGAAGGTGCAG ATCCTGGAGGACTTCGAGAAGGACGAGATGCAGATGGAGGCGAATGGTTCTGCTGAGGTTGTCCCCCTGGTCCTCTATGACTCTCTCCGGGCCGAGTTTGACCAGCTTCGAAAGCAGCATGCAGAGGCCTTGCGGGCGCTGGAGCAGCAGGAGGCAGGGCAGGCCCCGGGGGCAGAGGCAGCTGCTCACCGCCCCCCCCAGGGCTCCGATTCGGGAGCCAAGGCGGCCCCAGAGGGACCCACAGGTGCCGAGCTAAACGGCACCGCGGCTCTGGAAGCCCGAGTTATGGGGGCAGAGAACACAGGTGAGGAGACTGCGGGAGCCGTGGAAGCCAGGACTTTGGAAGGGGCCACCGCAGTGCCCGAGGCCGAGGCAGCCGTGGATGCTGAGGCCCAGGAAACAGAGAGGGCGGGAGCCCAGGCCTCCGCAGCTGAGGCCTCCGCAGCGCAGGTGACTACAGTGAAGGCTGTGCCAGCGGGGAAGGCTGGAGCTGCCACCCCGGGGGCTGAGGCCACTGGCCCAGAGGCCACAGAAAGGAAAGCAGACAATCCAGAGAAGGCCAGCGGCGAGGCTGCGGATATGGAGGCCGCCCGAGGCGCTGGGGTCCCGGCGGGCTCCGGCCTGCACCCTGGGGCCGCTGAGGCCTCCGAGAAGCTGCAGGCGGAGCTGGAGACCCGGATTCGCGGCTTGGAGGAGGCGCTGCGGCAGCGAGAGCGGGAGGCGGCTGCTGAGCTGGAGGCGGCCCGCGGCAAGTGCGAGGCCGCAGAGGCCGAGGCCGGTCGGCTGCGGGCGCGGGTGCGCGAGGCCGAGGGTGCCGAGGCCGGTGCGGGCAGCGGTGGCGACACCGGCCAGCTGCGGGCGGCCCTGGAGCAGGCCCGGGAGGACCTTCGCGACCGCGACCGCCGCCTGCGGGAGCTGGAGGCGGCCTCGGCCTTGCTGGACGAGGTGCGGGCCGGCCGGCTGCTGGCCGAGGAGGAGGCACGGGGCCTGCGGGCGGAGCTGGCCCGACGGGAGGAGGCGCGGCTGGAGCAGAGCCGGGAGCTGGAGGTGCTGCGGGAGCAGCTGGCCTCGGCCAGGGCCGCCGGGGAGCAGCAGCAGGCAGCGGCCGCCGAGCTGGGCCACGCGCGGGACGCGGCCGAGGCCCGGGCCGCAGAGCTGGCCGCGGCCTGCGAGGAGGCCCGGCGGGGCCTGGCGGAGCTGCGCGAGGCCTCCGAGGCCCTCCGCCGGGCGTCCGTGCCCGTCTGCGAGCACCGCCGGCTGCAGGAGGAGGCCCTGGAGCTGCGCGGCCGCGCCGCCGGCCTGGAGCAGGAGGTGGTGGCCACCGGCCAGGAGGCCGCGCGGCTGCGGGCGGAGCTGGACAGGGAGCGCGGGGACGGCGTGGCCCGCGCGGAGCACGAACGCACGGTGGGCGCGCTGCAGGCCGAGGTGGCCCGGCTGCAGGGGCAGCTGGAGGAGCTGGCGCGGAGGCACGAGAGGACCAGCGCCGAGGTCTTCCAG GTGCAGCGGGAGGCGCTGTTCATGAAGAGCGAGCGGCACGCGGCCGAGGCCCAGCTGGCCACCGCGGAGCAGCAGCTACGGAGCCTACGGACCGAAGCCGAGAGGGCACGCGAGGCCCAGAGCCGCGCCCAGGAGGCCCTGGACAAGGCCAAGGAGAAGGACAAGAAG ATCACAGAGCTGTCCAAGGAAGTCTTCAGCCTCAAGGAGGCCTTGAAGGAGCAGCCGGCTGCCCCAGCTGCACCCCGGGTGGAGGCCGAGGTGGAGGCCCTCCGAGGCCAGGTGAAGGCCCTGCAGCGGCAGATGGAG GAGGCTGCCCGTGACCACTGTGCTGTGGTGGCACTGTATAGGAGCCACCTCCTGTATGCCATCCAG GGCCAGATGGACGAGGACGTGCAGCGGATTCTCAGTCAGATCTTGCAGATGCaaaggctccaggcccagggccgcTGA